The following are encoded in a window of Shewanella psychrotolerans genomic DNA:
- a CDS encoding pyridoxal-phosphate dependent enzyme yields MKLAQTPVDEILFGEHSVFVKRDDLLHPEFSGNKARKFGYFLDNEFTGINTLIGYGSAQANSLYSMSALAKIKGWRFRFYVDHIASYLVENPIGNYRAALENGAEIIDLSLCEDRNNRDSLTYLQQCVLAGDSDQLFIPEGGRCLYAEHGVRQLADEIIMWKQQQGLSVLSVFLPSGTGTTALFLQKSFVELDPSISVYTCAVVGGDEYLRKQFFELAPNIAYHPAILPSRKRYHFGKLYSEFFQMWLQLKETGIEFELLYDPLGWLVLQDYLKANSGEKILYIHQGGLLGNQSMLPRYKRKFREMPLG; encoded by the coding sequence ATGAAGTTAGCGCAAACTCCCGTAGATGAAATTTTGTTTGGTGAGCACAGCGTGTTTGTTAAACGTGATGACCTACTTCATCCAGAGTTCTCTGGTAATAAAGCGCGTAAGTTTGGCTATTTTCTTGATAATGAGTTTACGGGGATCAACACCTTAATCGGTTATGGCTCTGCTCAAGCAAATTCGTTGTACTCTATGTCGGCTTTGGCAAAAATCAAAGGCTGGCGATTTCGTTTTTATGTCGATCATATTGCCTCATACTTGGTTGAAAATCCGATCGGGAATTATCGTGCAGCACTTGAGAATGGTGCCGAAATTATCGATTTAAGCTTGTGCGAAGACAGAAATAACCGTGACAGTTTAACTTATTTGCAGCAATGTGTATTGGCGGGAGATTCTGATCAGCTCTTTATACCCGAAGGGGGTAGATGCCTATACGCAGAGCATGGTGTTCGTCAACTCGCAGATGAAATTATTATGTGGAAGCAGCAGCAAGGCTTATCTGTTTTGTCGGTATTTCTGCCGTCAGGGACAGGAACTACCGCACTATTTCTACAGAAATCATTTGTGGAACTTGATCCAAGCATTAGCGTTTATACCTGTGCGGTGGTGGGGGGAGATGAGTATCTTAGAAAACAATTTTTCGAACTAGCGCCTAACATAGCATACCATCCCGCCATTTTACCCAGCCGGAAACGCTATCATTTTGGCAAACTGTATTCAGAGTTCTTTCAGATGTGGTTGCAATTAAAAGAGACCGGCATTGAGTTTGAACTGCTCTATGACCCGCTAGGATGGTTAGTTCTACAGGATTATTTAAAGGCAAATTCTGGGGAAAAGATACTTTATATACACCAAGGGGGCTTGTTAGGTAATCAATCTATGTTACCTAGATATAAACGTAAGTTTAGGGAAATGCCACTTGGCTAG